From a single Euzebya rosea genomic region:
- a CDS encoding AMP-binding protein — translation MSTLPDHITPSGAEAYRTLVEAPGSPIWTHPREDRLTPAMRREVQAFAALVRTHPPAWHPGRQPAWLDPWLERIWGHVPALARRGPRPPNLGDITPTSRSDLAADPAAHVPDDIALDELLAYSTSGTASAPMTVPSHPVTTASYYPLLRHAASWIVDVDLRPDHLDWVTVISQEVGGYVIPSWSSTTGTLTAQISLHADRWRTPADIGTFLADHDPRVITGDPVAFDVLLELDPSIHPQLLVSTASALSAGLRERLETRFGAPVLDVLSLTETGPVAVSTTAGGPHRLVQPRLFVETLRPDGSPTAEGEQGEIVLTGGMNRALPLVRYRTGDRATLRWTPDATAPVLDDVEGRPVVVFRTLDGGRVNSHSVTVALRPLALPRLTLHQDGDGGLILGLDDPDGPDATRALTLLGELFPGSPIAVVAVPTDRAKVVPYSTD, via the coding sequence ATGAGCACCCTGCCCGACCACATCACCCCGTCAGGGGCCGAGGCCTACCGGACGCTCGTCGAAGCGCCCGGCTCCCCGATTTGGACCCACCCGCGGGAGGATCGCCTGACCCCGGCGATGCGACGCGAGGTGCAGGCCTTCGCCGCCCTCGTCAGGACGCACCCCCCGGCGTGGCACCCCGGCCGGCAGCCGGCGTGGCTGGACCCGTGGCTCGAGCGGATCTGGGGCCACGTCCCCGCCCTCGCCCGACGCGGACCCCGGCCGCCGAACCTCGGCGACATCACCCCGACGAGCCGATCCGACCTGGCCGCCGACCCCGCCGCCCACGTCCCCGACGACATCGCCCTGGACGAGCTGCTGGCCTACTCGACCTCCGGGACGGCCAGCGCACCGATGACGGTCCCCAGCCACCCGGTCACCACCGCCTCCTACTACCCGCTGCTGCGCCATGCCGCCTCCTGGATCGTCGACGTCGACCTCAGGCCGGACCACCTCGACTGGGTCACCGTCATCAGCCAGGAGGTCGGGGGCTACGTCATCCCGTCGTGGTCCTCGACCACCGGGACCCTGACGGCCCAGATCTCCCTGCACGCCGATCGCTGGCGAACACCCGCCGACATCGGCACGTTCCTCGCCGACCACGACCCCCGGGTGATCACCGGCGACCCGGTGGCCTTCGACGTGCTGCTGGAGCTCGATCCGTCCATCCACCCACAGCTGCTGGTGTCGACGGCGTCGGCGCTGTCGGCGGGGCTGCGCGAACGGCTGGAGACACGGTTCGGCGCACCGGTGCTGGACGTGCTGTCGCTGACCGAGACGGGACCGGTCGCGGTGTCGACGACCGCGGGTGGACCCCACCGGCTGGTGCAGCCACGACTGTTCGTGGAGACCCTGCGGCCGGACGGATCGCCGACAGCGGAGGGCGAACAGGGTGAGATCGTGCTGACCGGCGGGATGAACCGTGCCCTGCCGCTGGTCCGCTACCGCACCGGGGACCGGGCGACCCTCCGCTGGACGCCGGACGCGACCGCACCCGTGCTGGACGACGTCGAGGGCAGGCCCGTCGTGGTGTTCAGGACCCTGGACGGCGGTCGGGTCAACAGCCATTCGGTCACCGTGGCGTTGCGTCCCCTGGCGCTGCCACGCCTCACCCTCCACCAGGACGGCGACGGTGGGCTGATCCTCGGGCTCGACGACCCCGACGGCCCCGACGCCACACGCGCCCTGACCCTCCTCGGCGAGCTCTTCCCGGGCAGCCCGATCGCCGTCGTCGCCGTGCCGACGGACCGTGCGAAGGTCGTGCCCTACTCGACGGACTGA
- a CDS encoding cell wall-binding repeat-containing protein: MSASLLSTRVRGVVILLAALLVLPLAIPAAADVSDTISVIKEGETLDTVEIVSRLAEATFDGPTQRVLIGREDQFADNMASAVMQAEAPLLLVPTEGPISQRVRDLLATYDPSEVVLLGGEAALSADVERELAADYQVTRRSGPTRFETAINIAEVEAPTANTALLARGFAAEGSTDASQAFADSLAAGGWAADEGWPILLTPTDTLPGSVRAYLERSSIDTMMIMGGTAAISETVENELEEMGIATTRVAGPTRFDTAIAVAEMRGVDNASDAGRVILVEGQAEDAWAGGFAAAAHSAEFDAPIVLANGDGLPGSTTDFLTPPGGFAQTDFFDNAVLTCATLPSTCELARVTRGLPPQADVTFTPASGATIPVGSTVEIAIVGENAEAGTATGDCIADTPVSGTTDVAIAGPPTTSCVVTVTLDLPGGSTQVDTATYTIVPADGGILTANLGEAYAYVPGLEEVLVTIGTDDTFLVDGQPASEAVFLQQATVGDVVSNNGSGFAQGGVEHSLVNIDPLDYTSGVVGNVDLIGGQADIIEPVSGVELRTFDLPGGLYTVDGVNAPLSSLEEDINEGDTVVLGQTAAEVPTIDLTNASVSGPVFDFATFDGSFGLQMRIDSGGLPDSPMLGDVPFHSSDLRFEANDGPSYDYEVDGVAADYSQFDLALSEGDVLTYSRQDDVEVFSLVNAIAAGTTGLATQFYDLSDAGQVDLLVPGQGPVTRTIDLTGGTYVVDGVLSTIGDLQEAWSPGDRVTVVPASSETPQRVELVNQFLSGSPTDVQTAATSPSYDVVTADGTVYNDLPYTGDPFRDGGSVQNRYYVDGTEVTPDVFETALADADPDVATIEVRRAGDDLPGGGTVGVANQHRLAPTG; the protein is encoded by the coding sequence ATGTCTGCATCGTTGTTGTCCACGCGAGTCCGAGGCGTGGTGATCCTGTTGGCGGCCCTGCTGGTGCTGCCGCTGGCGATCCCCGCCGCCGCCGATGTCAGTGACACCATCTCGGTGATCAAGGAGGGCGAGACGCTCGACACCGTCGAGATCGTCTCCCGCCTGGCCGAGGCCACCTTCGACGGCCCCACCCAGCGGGTGCTCATCGGCCGCGAGGACCAGTTCGCCGACAACATGGCGAGCGCGGTCATGCAGGCCGAGGCGCCCCTGCTGCTCGTGCCCACGGAGGGTCCGATCTCCCAGCGCGTGCGCGACCTGCTGGCCACCTACGACCCGTCGGAGGTCGTGCTGCTCGGCGGCGAGGCGGCCCTGTCGGCCGATGTGGAGCGGGAGCTCGCCGCGGACTACCAGGTGACCCGTCGGTCGGGCCCCACCCGCTTCGAGACCGCCATCAACATCGCCGAGGTCGAGGCGCCCACCGCCAACACGGCCCTGCTCGCTCGTGGCTTCGCAGCCGAGGGCAGCACCGATGCGTCACAGGCGTTCGCGGACTCCCTCGCTGCCGGCGGGTGGGCCGCGGACGAGGGGTGGCCGATCCTGCTGACCCCCACCGACACCCTCCCGGGCAGCGTGCGGGCCTACCTCGAGCGGTCCTCCATCGACACGATGATGATCATGGGTGGCACTGCCGCGATCTCCGAGACCGTCGAGAACGAGCTCGAGGAGATGGGCATCGCCACGACCCGGGTCGCCGGCCCGACCCGCTTCGACACGGCCATCGCGGTCGCGGAGATGCGTGGCGTGGACAACGCCAGCGACGCCGGCCGGGTCATCCTCGTCGAGGGCCAGGCCGAGGACGCATGGGCCGGGGGCTTCGCCGCTGCCGCCCACTCCGCGGAGTTCGACGCCCCGATCGTGCTTGCCAACGGCGACGGCCTTCCGGGCTCCACGACGGACTTCCTGACCCCGCCCGGCGGGTTCGCCCAGACCGACTTCTTCGACAACGCGGTCCTGACCTGCGCGACGCTGCCGTCCACGTGCGAGCTCGCCCGTGTGACCCGGGGGCTGCCGCCACAGGCGGACGTCACCTTCACCCCGGCCAGCGGCGCCACCATCCCGGTCGGCAGCACCGTGGAGATCGCCATCGTCGGCGAGAACGCCGAGGCCGGCACCGCCACCGGTGACTGCATCGCCGACACCCCGGTGTCCGGCACCACCGACGTGGCCATCGCCGGTCCTCCGACGACGTCGTGCGTCGTGACCGTGACCCTCGACCTGCCCGGCGGGTCGACCCAGGTCGACACGGCCACCTACACCATCGTCCCCGCCGACGGCGGCATCCTGACCGCCAACCTCGGCGAGGCCTACGCCTACGTCCCCGGCCTCGAGGAGGTCCTGGTCACCATCGGCACCGACGACACGTTCCTCGTCGACGGGCAGCCGGCCAGCGAGGCGGTGTTCCTGCAGCAGGCCACCGTCGGTGACGTGGTCAGCAACAACGGCAGCGGGTTCGCGCAGGGGGGTGTCGAGCACTCCCTGGTCAACATCGACCCGCTGGACTACACCAGCGGCGTCGTCGGCAACGTGGACCTCATCGGCGGACAGGCCGACATCATCGAGCCCGTGTCGGGCGTGGAGCTTCGAACCTTCGACCTGCCCGGCGGGCTGTACACCGTCGACGGGGTGAACGCGCCGCTGTCCAGCCTCGAGGAGGACATCAACGAGGGTGACACCGTCGTCCTCGGTCAGACCGCGGCCGAGGTGCCGACCATCGACCTCACCAACGCCTCGGTGTCGGGCCCGGTCTTCGACTTCGCCACCTTCGACGGGTCCTTCGGCCTGCAGATGCGCATCGACTCGGGCGGGCTGCCGGACTCGCCGATGCTCGGCGACGTGCCCTTCCACAGCAGCGACCTGCGGTTCGAGGCCAACGACGGTCCGTCGTACGACTACGAGGTCGACGGCGTCGCCGCGGACTACTCCCAGTTCGACCTCGCGCTCAGCGAGGGCGACGTGCTGACCTACTCGCGGCAGGACGACGTCGAGGTCTTCAGCCTGGTCAACGCGATCGCGGCTGGTACCACCGGTCTGGCGACCCAGTTCTACGACCTCAGCGACGCGGGGCAGGTCGACCTCCTGGTTCCCGGCCAGGGCCCGGTCACGCGGACCATCGACCTGACCGGTGGCACGTACGTCGTGGACGGTGTGCTGTCGACGATCGGTGACCTGCAGGAGGCCTGGTCGCCCGGTGACCGGGTGACGGTCGTGCCGGCCTCCAGCGAGACGCCCCAGCGGGTCGAGCTGGTCAACCAGTTCCTGTCGGGCAGCCCGACCGACGTCCAGACGGCCGCGACGTCGCCGTCCTACGACGTGGTGACGGCCGACGGCACCGTGTACAACGACCTGCCGTACACCGGCGACCCGTTCCGGGACGGCGGTAGCGTCCAGAACCGCTACTACGTCGACGGCACCGAGGTCACGCCCGACGTGTTCGAGACCGCGCTGGCGGACGCCGATCCCGACGTCGCGACCATCGAGGTCAGGCGGGCCGGCGACGACCTGCCGGGGGGCGGGACCGTCGGCGTCGCCAACCAGCACCGCCTGGCGCCCACGGGCTGA
- a CDS encoding flavodoxin family protein, whose protein sequence is MPTPPASYDDLSAVYLNCSLKRSSEKSHTQDLMDRSIAIMEGVGVGCETIRLADLDIAYGVYPDMTEHGWDTDAWPEVQEAVMAADILVIGTPIWLGQHSSVCSLAIERLYGWSGKLNEQGQYAYYGRAGGCLVTGNEDGIKHVSMGVLYSLQHLGYTIPPQADAGWIGEVGPGPSYGDVPEGGGTPAGFDSNFTNKNTTFMTWNLLHTARMLKDAGGIPAYGNQQSAWADGERFGFPDNPEYR, encoded by the coding sequence ATGCCCACCCCTCCCGCCAGCTACGACGACCTGTCTGCGGTGTACCTCAACTGCTCGTTGAAGCGATCCAGCGAGAAGTCCCACACCCAGGACCTGATGGACCGGTCCATCGCCATCATGGAAGGGGTGGGGGTCGGCTGCGAGACCATCCGACTCGCCGACCTCGACATCGCCTATGGCGTGTATCCCGACATGACCGAGCACGGCTGGGACACCGACGCATGGCCGGAGGTGCAGGAGGCGGTCATGGCCGCCGACATCCTCGTCATCGGCACCCCGATCTGGCTGGGCCAGCACTCGTCGGTCTGCAGCCTGGCCATCGAGCGGCTGTACGGCTGGTCCGGGAAGCTCAACGAGCAGGGCCAGTACGCCTACTACGGCCGCGCCGGTGGCTGCCTGGTCACCGGCAACGAGGACGGCATCAAGCACGTGTCGATGGGAGTGCTCTACTCACTGCAGCACCTCGGCTACACGATCCCACCCCAGGCCGACGCCGGATGGATCGGCGAGGTCGGGCCCGGCCCCAGCTACGGCGACGTCCCCGAGGGCGGCGGCACCCCCGCCGGGTTCGACAGCAACTTCACCAACAAGAACACCACGTTCATGACGTGGAACCTGCTGCACACCGCGCGCATGCTGAAGGACGCCGGTGGCATCCCTGCGTACGGCAACCAGCAGTCGGCGTGGGCCGACGGCGAACGGTTCGGCTTCCCCGACAACCCCGAGTACCGCTGA
- a CDS encoding CsbD family protein, producing MSSNEQNTKTGIEGVVEDAKGKLKEAAGIITDDESLKQEGAAQQRKAEAQRDVVKKEAEAEKARAEADAHEAEQRLHQR from the coding sequence ATGTCCAGCAACGAGCAGAACACCAAGACCGGTATCGAAGGCGTCGTCGAGGACGCCAAGGGCAAGCTGAAGGAGGCCGCCGGCATCATCACCGACGACGAGTCGTTGAAGCAGGAGGGCGCCGCCCAGCAGCGCAAGGCCGAAGCCCAGCGCGACGTGGTCAAGAAGGAAGCGGAGGCCGAGAAGGCCCGCGCGGAGGCCGACGCCCACGAGGCCGAGCAGCGCCTCCACCAGCGCTAG
- a CDS encoding lysyl oxidase family protein, translated as MRTTTLLSCLLLLAMVAQPALGEDDGHTEHRHLGTVESGPVGLLDGKVPATFWETPFFTCDGEPSAANVSAPPTCDDGLVFTWSVQVAESTSQLRVDFDNPYRQDDFSLTVTGPDGETATQASHNTYSEGVAFDAPTVGRWTIELTPIRTAGTIVRLRAGLATPTEPEGELLPNLRVTPPFEFGFAAPINPANSMFLAGDDQNPPVVVDGQPLYSCTADEVQEASDPTRNDDPTLLTRCLRFTAGPHNVGDGHFDLRFPILDRAINDRDRLVEMTQVVHHSDGTTTERDAGSYEYHATHGHYHYTDILFYELLSVDDAAGTVAPAGVGHKSGFCPADQGYGDWEAFDQDEQGALGAQQSGSCFAIAGDGAMGITAGWGDFYRWQRPGQFVDFSGQPDGTYVVRATVDVLDNVQETDDTDNASYALLSIEGNEITILERGRGSSHLDPDKVVMQDNRGQYPEAWLVGGATPDQLQLLPR; from the coding sequence ATGCGTACGACCACCCTCCTGTCCTGCCTGCTCCTCCTCGCGATGGTGGCCCAGCCCGCCCTCGGCGAGGACGACGGCCACACCGAACACCGCCACCTCGGCACGGTCGAGTCCGGCCCGGTCGGCCTGCTCGACGGGAAGGTGCCGGCCACGTTCTGGGAGACGCCGTTCTTCACCTGCGACGGTGAGCCGTCGGCGGCCAACGTGTCGGCGCCGCCCACGTGCGACGACGGGCTGGTGTTCACCTGGTCGGTACAGGTGGCGGAGTCCACCAGCCAGCTGCGCGTGGACTTCGACAACCCCTACCGCCAGGACGACTTCAGCCTGACCGTGACCGGACCGGACGGCGAGACGGCGACCCAGGCGTCGCACAACACCTACTCCGAGGGAGTGGCCTTCGACGCCCCGACGGTGGGTCGATGGACGATCGAGCTGACGCCGATCCGCACCGCCGGCACGATCGTGCGCCTGCGGGCGGGCCTGGCGACCCCCACGGAGCCCGAAGGCGAGCTGCTGCCCAACCTGCGGGTCACCCCGCCGTTCGAGTTCGGGTTCGCCGCCCCCATCAACCCCGCCAACTCGATGTTCCTCGCCGGCGACGACCAGAACCCGCCGGTCGTCGTCGACGGCCAGCCGTTGTACTCGTGCACGGCCGACGAGGTGCAGGAGGCCAGCGATCCCACCCGAAACGACGACCCGACCCTGCTGACCCGCTGCCTGCGCTTCACCGCAGGACCGCACAACGTCGGCGACGGCCACTTCGACCTGCGCTTCCCGATCCTCGACCGCGCGATCAACGACCGGGACCGGCTGGTGGAGATGACCCAGGTCGTCCACCACAGCGACGGCACCACGACCGAACGGGACGCCGGCAGCTACGAGTACCACGCGACCCACGGCCACTACCACTACACCGACATCCTGTTCTACGAGCTGCTGTCGGTCGACGACGCGGCCGGCACGGTCGCGCCAGCCGGGGTCGGCCACAAGTCCGGCTTCTGCCCCGCGGATCAGGGCTACGGCGACTGGGAGGCCTTCGACCAGGACGAACAGGGCGCGCTGGGCGCACAGCAGTCCGGCAGCTGCTTCGCGATCGCCGGCGACGGCGCCATGGGCATCACGGCGGGCTGGGGTGACTTCTACCGCTGGCAGCGGCCCGGGCAGTTCGTGGACTTCTCGGGCCAGCCGGACGGCACCTACGTGGTGCGGGCGACCGTCGACGTCCTCGACAACGTGCAGGAGACCGACGACACCGACAACGCCTCCTACGCCCTGCTGTCGATCGAGGGCAACGAGATCACGATCCTCGAGCGTGGCCGAGGGTCCTCCCACCTCGACCCCGACAAGGTCGTGATGCAGGACAACCGCGGGCAGTACCCGGAGGCATGGCTGGTGGGTGGCGCCACCCCCGACCAGCTGCAGCTGCTGCCCCGCTGA
- a CDS encoding ADP-ribosylglycohydrolase family protein, translating to MPQADTLEDRIAGAVVGGAAGDALGAGYEFTVPTADEPIEMRGGGPFGFAPGEWTDDTAQAAGILGVLASGSTDVLAIGQRFLDWMAGGPKDVGASTGAVLRHAVTADRLTASAAEYFARNPRGAAGNGSLMRTSPVPLPALGDDAAIVDLATRVSLLTHGDPLAAEGCVIWSIAIDRAVRHEVLDVRAGLTQLPADRAAWWAQRIDDAEAGPPKRFGQGNGFVVTALQAAWSAIVHTPVPEDRPKGHLPSTLEAAVRIGHDTDTVAAIAGQLLGARWGASAVPDRWRGMLHGWGADGAEDLARMALQAAGR from the coding sequence ATGCCCCAAGCGGACACCCTCGAGGATCGCATCGCCGGGGCAGTGGTCGGGGGTGCGGCCGGCGACGCCCTGGGTGCCGGCTACGAGTTCACCGTCCCCACGGCCGACGAGCCGATCGAGATGCGCGGCGGCGGGCCGTTCGGATTCGCCCCCGGCGAGTGGACCGACGACACCGCCCAGGCGGCGGGGATCCTCGGCGTGCTGGCGTCCGGCTCGACCGACGTCCTGGCCATCGGCCAACGGTTCCTCGACTGGATGGCCGGCGGACCCAAGGACGTCGGTGCCTCGACGGGCGCGGTGCTGCGTCACGCCGTCACCGCCGACCGGCTGACGGCGTCGGCGGCGGAGTACTTCGCCCGGAACCCGCGGGGCGCGGCCGGCAACGGCAGCCTGATGCGGACCTCCCCGGTGCCGTTGCCCGCCCTGGGCGACGACGCCGCGATCGTTGACCTGGCCACGCGCGTCAGCCTGCTGACCCACGGCGACCCGCTGGCCGCCGAGGGCTGCGTCATCTGGTCCATCGCGATCGACCGGGCGGTGCGCCACGAGGTGCTGGACGTCCGTGCCGGCCTGACGCAGCTGCCGGCGGACCGTGCGGCATGGTGGGCCCAGCGCATCGACGACGCGGAGGCCGGCCCGCCCAAGCGGTTCGGGCAGGGCAACGGGTTCGTCGTCACGGCGCTGCAGGCGGCGTGGTCGGCGATCGTCCACACCCCCGTCCCCGAGGACCGGCCGAAGGGGCACCTGCCGTCGACGCTGGAGGCCGCCGTGCGGATCGGGCACGACACCGACACGGTCGCCGCGATCGCCGGTCAGCTGCTGGGCGCCCGATGGGGCGCGTCGGCGGTGCCCGACCGGTGGCGTGGGATGCTGCACGGCTGGGGGGCCGATGGCGCCGAGGACCTGGCACGGATGGCGCTGCAGGCCGCCGGGCGCTGA
- a CDS encoding VOC family protein, whose amino-acid sequence MELGAFSISLAVADLDASRRFYEALGFVVTGGDADEGWVILKNGESTIGLFHGMFERNILTFNPGLTNGMAKLESFTDVRVIQERLQDAGLTLTTTADGEAGPASITLTDPDGNDILIDQFF is encoded by the coding sequence CTGGAGCTCGGCGCGTTCTCGATCTCGCTGGCCGTGGCCGACCTCGATGCGTCCCGACGCTTCTACGAGGCGCTCGGGTTCGTCGTCACCGGTGGTGACGCCGACGAGGGCTGGGTGATCCTCAAGAACGGCGAGAGCACCATCGGGCTGTTCCACGGCATGTTCGAGCGCAACATCCTGACCTTCAACCCGGGCCTGACCAACGGCATGGCGAAGCTGGAGTCCTTCACCGACGTGCGGGTCATCCAGGAGCGGCTGCAGGATGCCGGCCTGACCCTGACGACCACCGCCGACGGCGAGGCGGGGCCGGCCAGCATCACCCTGACCGATCCGGACGGCAACGACATCCTGATCGACCAGTTCTTCTGA
- a CDS encoding HD domain-containing protein, protein MADETDPHLVLGPRFADAVALAAELHRDQSRKDSGIPYVSHLLGTASFLVQQPGCTEDEAIAALLHDALEDQPDRIDAAGIAARFGEDVARIVVDCTDADTHPKPPWRHRKVAYLAHLETVPEPSLRVSVADKLHNARAIASDRLLLGDDLWRRFNAPPVAQRWYLRSLAEVFCRRLGNDIATLLDHTVAEVTDDLPTDIDLQDNPERPPWVGADAITASLSSLDHAGEARFPGQPVPVGLTAWTSEDGRWWIEQVDAGDPHRPLTVFVAPVDGS, encoded by the coding sequence GTGGCTGACGAGACCGATCCGCACCTCGTCCTGGGCCCCCGGTTCGCCGACGCCGTGGCGCTGGCCGCCGAGCTGCATCGCGACCAGTCCCGGAAGGACTCGGGCATCCCGTACGTGTCCCACCTCCTGGGTACGGCGTCGTTCCTCGTCCAGCAACCCGGCTGCACCGAGGACGAAGCCATCGCCGCACTGCTGCACGACGCCCTGGAGGACCAGCCGGACCGCATCGACGCCGCGGGCATCGCCGCGCGCTTCGGCGAGGACGTCGCACGCATCGTGGTCGACTGCACCGACGCCGACACCCATCCCAAGCCCCCGTGGCGCCATCGCAAGGTCGCCTACCTGGCCCACCTGGAGACGGTACCCGAGCCCAGCCTCCGGGTGTCGGTTGCCGACAAGCTGCACAACGCCCGCGCCATCGCCAGCGACCGACTGCTGCTGGGCGACGACCTGTGGCGGCGGTTCAACGCCCCACCCGTGGCCCAGCGCTGGTACCTGCGGTCGCTGGCGGAGGTGTTCTGCCGGCGCCTGGGCAACGACATCGCCACGCTGCTGGACCACACCGTCGCGGAGGTCACCGACGACCTGCCGACCGACATCGACCTGCAGGACAACCCCGAGCGCCCGCCCTGGGTCGGCGCGGACGCGATCACCGCGTCGCTGTCGTCGCTCGACCATGCCGGCGAGGCCCGGTTCCCCGGGCAGCCGGTCCCCGTGGGCCTGACGGCATGGACATCGGAGGACGGTCGCTGGTGGATCGAGCAGGTCGACGCAGGCGACCCGCATCGTCCGCTGACGGTCTTCGTCGCACCCGTCGACGGCAGCTGA
- a CDS encoding ArsR/SmtB family transcription factor, translating to MTAEQLSKVFAALADPTRRDIVARLTDGDATVNELAEPYDVTLQAVSKHVKVLQDAGLVSRRRDAQRRPVHLEAEVFDLMTKWIERYRRQAEDRYRRLDDVLADMTDPDRTGDTP from the coding sequence GTGACGGCCGAGCAGCTGTCCAAGGTGTTCGCGGCGCTCGCCGATCCCACCCGACGGGACATCGTGGCCCGCCTCACCGACGGCGACGCGACGGTGAACGAGCTCGCCGAGCCCTACGACGTGACCCTCCAGGCGGTTTCCAAGCACGTCAAGGTGCTGCAGGACGCCGGGCTGGTGAGCCGTCGCCGCGACGCGCAGCGACGGCCGGTGCACCTGGAGGCGGAGGTGTTCGACCTGATGACCAAGTGGATCGAGCGGTACCGCAGGCAGGCCGAGGACCGGTACCGCCGTCTCGATGACGTCCTCGCCGACATGACCGACCCAGACCGCACAGGAGACACACCGTGA
- a CDS encoding SRPBCC family protein gives MTSVRTNDTQIIVDEHVPLVRIIREFDAPPDRVFAAHTDPALVVRWLGPRDLTLTIDTWDCRRGGEYRYIHARDGEEYAFHGSFHDVRSNERIVQTFTFEGMPDSVALETLVLEDLVDGRTRLTSTSLVESFEDRDAFIASGMEQGVSESYERLDELFVGQ, from the coding sequence GTGACCAGCGTCCGAACCAACGACACCCAGATCATCGTCGACGAGCACGTGCCGCTCGTCCGGATCATCCGGGAGTTCGATGCCCCGCCCGACAGGGTCTTCGCCGCCCACACCGACCCCGCCCTCGTCGTCCGGTGGCTCGGGCCCCGAGACCTGACGTTGACCATCGACACGTGGGACTGCCGCCGGGGAGGGGAGTACCGCTACATCCACGCCCGCGACGGCGAGGAGTACGCCTTCCATGGAAGCTTCCACGACGTCCGCTCGAACGAGCGGATCGTCCAGACCTTCACCTTCGAGGGGATGCCCGACAGCGTGGCGCTGGAGACCCTGGTCCTCGAGGACCTCGTCGACGGCCGGACCAGGCTGACCAGCACGTCGCTGGTGGAGTCCTTCGAGGATCGGGACGCCTTCATCGCCTCGGGCATGGAGCAGGGCGTGAGTGAGAGCTACGAACGGCTCGACGAGCTGTTCGTCGGCCAGTAG
- a CDS encoding 2-hydroxyacid dehydrogenase: MRIAVFSTKPYDRTHLSDANAQLDSPHELTFLEARLTAETATLGGGHDAVCVFVNDDASPAALDTLADGGVRLVLTRSAGFNHIDLDAADRLGMAVARVPAYSPYAVAEHAVALLLALNRKLHRAYSRVRDQNFSLAGLEGFDVHGKTLGIVGTGTIGTVFARLMRGFHCEVLAHDPYPNEEIPRLRGTYVELDELLERSHIVSLHCPLTADTHHLLDTAAFARMPQGALVVNTSRGGLVDAAAAVEALKSGHLGGLAIDVYEEEADLFFEDHSEEVLTDDTFARLLSFPNVLVTAHQAFFTTEALQNIAGTTIGNATAFETGAGDLHVVPSG; this comes from the coding sequence ATGCGCATCGCCGTGTTCAGCACCAAGCCCTACGACCGCACCCACCTGTCGGACGCCAACGCCCAGCTCGACTCGCCGCACGAGCTGACCTTCCTCGAGGCCCGGCTGACCGCCGAGACGGCGACCCTCGGTGGCGGTCACGACGCCGTCTGCGTGTTCGTCAACGACGACGCCTCCCCGGCAGCGCTGGACACGCTGGCCGACGGCGGGGTCCGGCTGGTCCTGACCCGGTCGGCCGGCTTCAACCACATCGACCTCGACGCGGCCGACCGGCTGGGCATGGCCGTGGCCCGGGTGCCGGCCTACTCCCCCTACGCCGTCGCCGAGCACGCCGTGGCGCTGCTGCTCGCCCTCAACCGCAAGCTGCACCGCGCCTACAGCCGCGTCCGCGACCAGAACTTCTCCCTCGCGGGGCTCGAGGGGTTCGACGTGCACGGCAAGACCCTCGGCATCGTCGGGACGGGCACGATCGGCACGGTCTTCGCCCGCCTGATGCGTGGGTTCCACTGCGAGGTACTGGCCCACGACCCCTATCCGAACGAGGAGATCCCGCGCCTTCGCGGCACCTACGTCGAGCTCGACGAGCTGCTGGAGCGGTCCCACATCGTCAGCCTCCACTGCCCCCTGACCGCCGACACCCACCACCTGCTGGACACCGCGGCGTTCGCACGCATGCCGCAGGGAGCGCTGGTGGTCAACACCTCACGCGGCGGGCTCGTGGATGCCGCCGCGGCGGTCGAGGCGCTGAAGTCCGGCCACCTCGGCGGCCTGGCGATCGACGTCTACGAGGAGGAGGCGGACCTGTTCTTCGAGGACCACTCCGAGGAGGTCCTGACCGACGACACCTTCGCTCGGCTCCTGAGCTTCCCCAACGTGCTCGTCACCGCCCACCAGGCCTTCTTCACCACCGAGGCACTGCAGAACATCGCGGGCACCACGATCGGCAACGCCACCGCCTTCGAGACAGGCGCCGGCGACCTGCACGTGGTCCCCTCCGGCTGA